The DNA window TCACGCAGTCCTTGACGGAAGGCCTCGTGCGTGTGGGGGGAAGCGGCCAGGTTGGGCGTCAGGTAGCCTATTCGAGCGATCTTGGCCGCCTGCTGGGCCTGGGCCGCGAGCGGCGCGACGACGATGCCGCCAGCCACAATGCCGATGAATGCCCGGCGTGTGGTCACTGGATGACCTCATCCGCCCGCTGCAGCAGCGACGGCGGGATCGTGAGCCCCAGAGCCTTCGCGGCCTTGAGGTTGATGACCAGCGCGAACTTCGTCGGCTGCTCGACGGGGAGGTCGCCCGGCTTCGCGCCCTTCAGGATCTTGTCCACGTACGCGGCGCTGCGCCGGTAGAGATCGCGCAGGCTCGGCCCGTAAGACATGAGGCCCCCGGCCTCCACCATCTCCCTAGTGCCATGTGCTCCCGGCAGGCGGCTCCTTGCTGCGAGGTCTGCGAGCTGTGTTCGGTGGAGGATGAACACCCCATCTGTCAGTACGAGGAGTGCTCCCACACGCTCTGTGGCCATCGCCGCGAATGCGCCGTCGAACTCGTTGGGACCTCGGGCCTCCAGGAATTGAAGCCGCACTCCCAACGACCGGGCCGCGACGTTCAGTTCTCGTATCGCGGGCGGGTGGGACGGATTGGCCGGGTTCGAG is part of the Candidatus Methylomirabilota bacterium genome and encodes:
- a CDS encoding ABC transporter substrate-binding protein; amino-acid sequence: MSPFLDAFRQGLRELGWVEGQNIVIDYRFAEGRFDRLPDLAAELVRLKVDIIVAVSTPGVVAAKNATETIPIVMISVGDPVGLGLIASLARPGGNVTGLSYSAGLEIVGKQLELLKETVPKIRRVAILSNPANPSHPPAIRELNVAARSLGVRLQFLEARGPNEFDGAFAAMATERVGALLVLTDGVFILHRTQLADLAARSRLPGAHGTREMVEAGGLMSYGPSLRDLYRRSAAYVDKILKGAKPGDLPVEQPTKFALVINLKAAKALGLTIPPSLLQRADEVIQ